TTTTACAACAAGCATGTCGGGCCGAATATGGTCGGCGTGAAGCCCGATGTGGTCAACAACGCAACCTGCTTCTACACGAACACGCCCGATAATGGATTTATCATCGATGCCCATCCCGAAATGGACAAGGTCATCGTGGTCTCTGCATGCTCCGGACATGGCTTCAAGCATTCGCTGGGCATAGGAGAAGCCGTTGCCCAGGTCATCCATGACGGCAAAAGCAAAATCGATCTCTCCGCTTTCAATTTGGCGCGCTTTCTTTAGGGAGGCGCCGAAATGTACGATTTCGGAAATTTACGCGATGACATTGCGGCCGCAGCCAAACGTGTTCGGCAATTTGTCGTCCGGACCCCTCTCCTGGAAAGTATCACGCTAAACGGCGAACTCGGGGTACGCCTGATCCTCAAACCGGAGAGCTTGCAAAAGACAGGCTCATTCAAAGCGCGCGGCGCGCTCAACTTTCTTCTTCGTCACGGCGCCTGCGCAGGATCGAACTTCGTCGGATATTCCTCCGGCAATCATGCCCAGGGACTTGCCTATGCGGCAAGGATCTGCGGGTCGGCGGCCACGGTGCTGATGCCCAAGACGGCTTCGCCGCGTAAGATTGAAAAAACCAGGGCACTTGGCGCGACAGTCGAACTCCTCGATGACTTCTTCGAGACGCGGCAGTTGCGCGTGGACGATCTCGTCTCGCAGGGCTTCGTCTTCGTCCCGCCCTTCGACCACGGCGATATTATCGCCGGGCAGGGTACCGTCGGGCTTGAGATTGCGGAGCAATTGAACGAGCGATCCATCATACCAGACTTCATCGCCATCCCTGTCAGTGGCGGAGGTCGATCGCCGGTAGCGGAGCAGCCGTCAAGGCGGATTTCCCAGAATGCGCAATAGTGGCTGTCGAACCGCGGGGCTTCGACGATTTCGCAAGGTCGATGGCCGCGGGCGAGCTTCAGGACTATGAACCGGGCGCGAACACACTTTGTGATGGGCTCATGTCGCCAAGGCCGGGACTTTTGCCGTTCAAAATCGTCCGAGGCCTGAGACCGTCGTTCGAAACCGTCTCGGATATCGAGGTTACCAAAGCCATCCGAACGCTCTTCGATAGCTTCAATCTCGTTGTGGAGCCCAGCGGCGCCGCGGCGTTCGCTTCGATCCTAGCCAGATCGAGCGCGTTCCGCGGAAAGACCGTCATCGTTGTCGTGTCGGGCGGAAACGTTGGTTCCGCTCTATTCACCGGCGCCCTCGAGGGCGCCACCGCAGGCATTCCCACGCTTAAGAGAAAGACGACCCAATGATCTACAATCGCATTCTGCTCACCGGAGCGGCCGGGCTGCTTGGAACCGAACTGCGCAAGCGTCTCGCTCCGAAAGTCAAATTTCTTCGCTCCACCGATATCGCTACGATGGCCGATGCCGCTCCCAACGAGGAACTGGTACAAGCAGATCTCGGTGACCTCAGCGTGGCGAAGAACCTTGTGCGTGATATCGATGCGATCGTGCATTTCGGTGGCATTTCCAAGGACGCCGACTTCGAACCTATTCACCGCGTCAACATTGCCGGCTTCCAGAGTCTCTACGAGGCAGCCCGGTCGGCAGGCGTCAAGCGCGTGGTATTTTCCAGCTCGGTGCATGCGATCGGTTTCTATGATCAGACGCAGACGATCGACGCCGGCGCCCCTGCGCGGCCCGACTCGAACTACGGCGTCGCCAAGGCTTTCGGCGAGAATTTGGCGCAGCTCTTCTGGGACAAGCATGGACTTGAAACGGTCTCACTGCGCATCGGCTCTTGTGAAGCGAAGCCGAGTACTCGCCGTCACCTTCTGACCTGGCTGTCGTTCGACGATATGTGGCAGCTCGTCGAACGCTCCCTCACCGTGCCGCGCGTTGGGCACACGATCGTTTATGGCGCGTCGAACAACCGGGCATCTTTCTGGGATAATCGGCTCGCCTCCCACATCGGTTACCGTCCGAAGGACAGTGCCGACGATTATCAGGACGATATCTTCGCCGCAGATCCCCAACCGAGCCGCGAGGACGTGGTGAACCGTCTGCAGGGCGGAATCTTCGCAAAACAGGCGTAGATCGTCGGATTAAGATTGCCTGCGCAGGGGGGTAGGCGTTCGGGCGGTCGAGAAAGATCTGAATGAGCAGCGGCAAAGACGGGCACGAGCTGAAGGAGATTGGATATGCTGACAGGTAAGCATTTGATTGCGGGCCGCTGGAAAGATGGCAACGGAACTTTTCGATCCGATACGATAA
This sequence is a window from Rhizobium sp. CIAT894. Protein-coding genes within it:
- a CDS encoding pyridoxal-phosphate dependent enzyme is translated as MYDFGNLRDDIAAAAKRVRQFVVRTPLLESITLNGELGVRLILKPESLQKTGSFKARGALNFLLRHGACAGSNFVGYSSGNHAQGLAYAARICGSAATVLMPKTASPRKIEKTRALGATVELLDDFFETRQLRVDDLVSQGFVFVPPFDHGDIIAGQGTVGLEIAEQLNERSIIPDFIAIPVSGGGRSPVAEQPSRRISQNAQ
- a CDS encoding pyridoxal-phosphate dependent enzyme, producing the protein MAVEPRGFDDFARSMAAGELQDYEPGANTLCDGLMSPRPGLLPFKIVRGLRPSFETVSDIEVTKAIRTLFDSFNLVVEPSGAAAFASILARSSAFRGKTVIVVVSGGNVGSALFTGALEGATAGIPTLKRKTTQ
- a CDS encoding NAD(P)-dependent oxidoreductase, whose protein sequence is MIYNRILLTGAAGLLGTELRKRLAPKVKFLRSTDIATMADAAPNEELVQADLGDLSVAKNLVRDIDAIVHFGGISKDADFEPIHRVNIAGFQSLYEAARSAGVKRVVFSSSVHAIGFYDQTQTIDAGAPARPDSNYGVAKAFGENLAQLFWDKHGLETVSLRIGSCEAKPSTRRHLLTWLSFDDMWQLVERSLTVPRVGHTIVYGASNNRASFWDNRLASHIGYRPKDSADDYQDDIFAADPQPSREDVVNRLQGGIFAKQA